A genomic stretch from Thunnus maccoyii chromosome 19, fThuMac1.1, whole genome shotgun sequence includes:
- the LOC121886066 gene encoding bromodomain-containing protein 3-like isoform X2 has translation MSADAEPDAPQLVNPPPPEVTNPNKAGRRTNQLQFMQNVVIRSLWRHHFAWPFHSPVDAVALGLSDYHKIITSPMDLGTIKKRLENNYYWSASECLQDFNTMFTNCYIYNKPTDDIVLMALALEKIFLQKVAQMPQSEVELLPHAAKGKGKKSSISGGQVGSVTTCPSGTTVTSQPSNSYTPSSSSSTPKQSSQTAVKKGLKRKEDATTDLSSAVIISLSDLSESKRRGEGAGRAVNPSKNNFDEKESPLRENEQGRLSEQLEYCNNILKEMLSKKHAAYAWPFYKPVDTEALQLHDYHDIIKYPMDLSTVKKKMDGQEYQDAQGFAADVRLIFSNCYKYNPQHHDVVTKARRLQGVFEKRFAKMPDEPVELISPVSATSANSSGFRGISGTGSSSLDTSDSADDRATRLAELQEQVGAEQLKTVHGQLAALSEAPLIKPKKKKEKDKKEDHRPNKGSTNSKCALNSSSRHPWKGSKDCDSEGECLPMTYDEKHQLSLDINRLPGMKLGRVVHIIQTREPSVCDTNQDEIEIDFEKLKPSTLRELERYVKSCLYKKFKKFQKKSSQAASHHVSSSTSSDSVTSSSTDSSSENSDS, from the exons ATGTCAGCAGACGCAGAACCGGATGCGCCGCAGCTTGTGAATCCTCCGCCTCCTGAGGTGACCAATCCCAACAAGGCAGGCCGGAGGACCAACCAGCTGCAGTTCATGCAGAATGTAGTGATCAGATCCCTTTGGCGCCACCACTTTGCCTGGCCTTTTCACAGTCCCGTCGATGCAGTCGCTCTTGGACTATCA GATTATCATAAGATAATAACATCTCCCATGGACTTGGGAACCATCAAGAAACGACTAGAGAACAACTACTACTGGAGCGCCAGCGAATGTTTGCAAGACTTCAACACCATGTTCACCAACTGCTACATATACAACAAG CCTACAGATGACATAGTGCTGATGGCCCTCGCCTTGGAAAAGATTTTCTTGCAAAAAGTTGCCCAGATGCCTCAAAGCGAAGTGGAGCTTTTACCTCATGCAGCCAAAGGGAAGGGCAAGAAAAGTAGCATTTCAG GTGGGCAGGTTGGAAGTGTGACAACATGTCCCTCAGGTACAACTGTTACATCTCAACCAAGCAACAGTTACACGCCCTCCAGCTCTTCCTCAACTCCCAAACAGTCATCACAAACCGCCGTGAAG AAAGggctgaagaggaaggaagacgCCACAACCGATTTGTCCTCAGCAGTGATAATCAGTTTGAGTGATTTATCGGAAAGCAAGAGGAGAGGTGAAGGCGCAGGCCGAGCCGTCAATCCTTCTAAGAACAACTTTGATGAAAAGGAATCGCCGCTACGAGAAAATGAACAGGGCAGACTGAGCGAACAGCTCGAGTACTGCAACAACATCCTGAAGGAAATGCTCTCGAAGAAACACGCAGCCTACGCCTGGCCTTTCTACAAGCCTGTCGACACCGAAGCACTGCAGCTACATGATtaccatgacatcatcaaataCCCCATGGATCTCAGCACTGTAAAA aaaaaaatggatggaCAAGAGTACCAGGATGCACAAGGATTCGCTGCAGATGTGAGGTTGATTTTTTCAAACTGCTACAAATACAACCCTCAACATCATGATGTCGTCACCAAGGCCAGGAGACTTCAG GGCGTTTTTGAGAAGAGGTTTGCAAAGATGCCAGACGAGCCCGTTGAATTGATTTCACCAGTGAGCGCAACATCTGCTAACAGTTCAGGTTTTAGGGGAATAAGCGGCACAGGCTCGTCCAGCTTGGACACGTCCGACTCAGCAGACGATCGTGCCACCCGACTTGCCGAGTTGCAAGAACAGGTGGGTGCAGAACAG CTGAAAACTGTTCACGGACAGCTGGCTGCCCTCTCTGAAGCCCCCTTGATTaaaccaaagaagaaaaaagagaaggacaAGAAAGAGGACCACAGGCCAAATAAAGGCAGTACAAATTCCAAATGTGCCTTGAATTCCAGCTCCAG GCATCCGTGGAAGGGAAGCAAAGACTGTGATTCAGAAGGCGAATGTCTGCCGATGACATACGATGAGAAACACCAACTGAGCCTTGACATTAACCGCTTACCCGGCATGAAGCTGGGTCGCGTGGTGCACATCATTCAGACACGAGAGCCTTCGGTGTGTGACACCAACCAAGATGAGATCGAGATTGACTTTGAGAAACTGAAGCCGTCCACTCTGCGTGAGCTGGAGAGATATGTCAAGTCTTGTCTGTACAAGAAATTTAAGAAATTTCAGA AGAAAAGCAGTCAAGCTGCATCACATCatgtcagcagcagcacttcCTCAGATTCTGTCACCAGCAGCTCCACTGACTCCAGTTCAGAAAACAGTGACTCATGA
- the LOC121886066 gene encoding bromodomain-containing protein 3-like isoform X1, with product MSADAEPDAPQLVNPPPPEVTNPNKAGRRTNQLQFMQNVVIRSLWRHHFAWPFHSPVDAVALGLSDYHKIITSPMDLGTIKKRLENNYYWSASECLQDFNTMFTNCYIYNKPTDDIVLMALALEKIFLQKVAQMPQSEVELLPHAAKGKGKKSSISGGQVGSVTTCPSGTTVTSQPSNSYTPSSSSSTPKQSSQTAVKKKGLKRKEDATTDLSSAVIISLSDLSESKRRGEGAGRAVNPSKNNFDEKESPLRENEQGRLSEQLEYCNNILKEMLSKKHAAYAWPFYKPVDTEALQLHDYHDIIKYPMDLSTVKKKMDGQEYQDAQGFAADVRLIFSNCYKYNPQHHDVVTKARRLQGVFEKRFAKMPDEPVELISPVSATSANSSGFRGISGTGSSSLDTSDSADDRATRLAELQEQVGAEQLKTVHGQLAALSEAPLIKPKKKKEKDKKEDHRPNKGSTNSKCALNSSSRHPWKGSKDCDSEGECLPMTYDEKHQLSLDINRLPGMKLGRVVHIIQTREPSVCDTNQDEIEIDFEKLKPSTLRELERYVKSCLYKKFKKFQKKSSQAASHHVSSSTSSDSVTSSSTDSSSENSDS from the exons ATGTCAGCAGACGCAGAACCGGATGCGCCGCAGCTTGTGAATCCTCCGCCTCCTGAGGTGACCAATCCCAACAAGGCAGGCCGGAGGACCAACCAGCTGCAGTTCATGCAGAATGTAGTGATCAGATCCCTTTGGCGCCACCACTTTGCCTGGCCTTTTCACAGTCCCGTCGATGCAGTCGCTCTTGGACTATCA GATTATCATAAGATAATAACATCTCCCATGGACTTGGGAACCATCAAGAAACGACTAGAGAACAACTACTACTGGAGCGCCAGCGAATGTTTGCAAGACTTCAACACCATGTTCACCAACTGCTACATATACAACAAG CCTACAGATGACATAGTGCTGATGGCCCTCGCCTTGGAAAAGATTTTCTTGCAAAAAGTTGCCCAGATGCCTCAAAGCGAAGTGGAGCTTTTACCTCATGCAGCCAAAGGGAAGGGCAAGAAAAGTAGCATTTCAG GTGGGCAGGTTGGAAGTGTGACAACATGTCCCTCAGGTACAACTGTTACATCTCAACCAAGCAACAGTTACACGCCCTCCAGCTCTTCCTCAACTCCCAAACAGTCATCACAAACCGCCGTGAAG AAGAAAGggctgaagaggaaggaagacgCCACAACCGATTTGTCCTCAGCAGTGATAATCAGTTTGAGTGATTTATCGGAAAGCAAGAGGAGAGGTGAAGGCGCAGGCCGAGCCGTCAATCCTTCTAAGAACAACTTTGATGAAAAGGAATCGCCGCTACGAGAAAATGAACAGGGCAGACTGAGCGAACAGCTCGAGTACTGCAACAACATCCTGAAGGAAATGCTCTCGAAGAAACACGCAGCCTACGCCTGGCCTTTCTACAAGCCTGTCGACACCGAAGCACTGCAGCTACATGATtaccatgacatcatcaaataCCCCATGGATCTCAGCACTGTAAAA aaaaaaatggatggaCAAGAGTACCAGGATGCACAAGGATTCGCTGCAGATGTGAGGTTGATTTTTTCAAACTGCTACAAATACAACCCTCAACATCATGATGTCGTCACCAAGGCCAGGAGACTTCAG GGCGTTTTTGAGAAGAGGTTTGCAAAGATGCCAGACGAGCCCGTTGAATTGATTTCACCAGTGAGCGCAACATCTGCTAACAGTTCAGGTTTTAGGGGAATAAGCGGCACAGGCTCGTCCAGCTTGGACACGTCCGACTCAGCAGACGATCGTGCCACCCGACTTGCCGAGTTGCAAGAACAGGTGGGTGCAGAACAG CTGAAAACTGTTCACGGACAGCTGGCTGCCCTCTCTGAAGCCCCCTTGATTaaaccaaagaagaaaaaagagaaggacaAGAAAGAGGACCACAGGCCAAATAAAGGCAGTACAAATTCCAAATGTGCCTTGAATTCCAGCTCCAG GCATCCGTGGAAGGGAAGCAAAGACTGTGATTCAGAAGGCGAATGTCTGCCGATGACATACGATGAGAAACACCAACTGAGCCTTGACATTAACCGCTTACCCGGCATGAAGCTGGGTCGCGTGGTGCACATCATTCAGACACGAGAGCCTTCGGTGTGTGACACCAACCAAGATGAGATCGAGATTGACTTTGAGAAACTGAAGCCGTCCACTCTGCGTGAGCTGGAGAGATATGTCAAGTCTTGTCTGTACAAGAAATTTAAGAAATTTCAGA AGAAAAGCAGTCAAGCTGCATCACATCatgtcagcagcagcacttcCTCAGATTCTGTCACCAGCAGCTCCACTGACTCCAGTTCAGAAAACAGTGACTCATGA
- the LOC121886066 gene encoding bromodomain-containing protein 3-like isoform X3 gives MSADAEPDAPQLVNPPPPEVTNPNKAGRRTNQLQFMQNVVIRSLWRHHFAWPFHSPVDAVALGLSDYHKIITSPMDLGTIKKRLENNYYWSASECLQDFNTMFTNCYIYNKPTDDIVLMALALEKIFLQKVAQMPQSEVELLPHAAKGKGKKSSISGGQVGSVTTCPSGTTVTSQPSNSYTPSSSSSTPKQSSQTAVKKKGLKRKEDATTDLSSAVIISLSDLSESKRRGEGAGRAVNPSKNNFDEKESPLRENEQGRLSEQLEYCNNILKEMLSKKHAAYAWPFYKPVDTEALQLHDYHDIIKYPMDLSTVKKKMDGQEYQDAQGFAADVRLIFSNCYKYNPQHHDVVTKARRLQGVFEKRFAKMPDEPVELISPVSATSANSSGFRGISGTGSSSLDTSDSADDRATRLAELQEQLKTVHGQLAALSEAPLIKPKKKKEKDKKEDHRPNKGSTNSKCALNSSSRHPWKGSKDCDSEGECLPMTYDEKHQLSLDINRLPGMKLGRVVHIIQTREPSVCDTNQDEIEIDFEKLKPSTLRELERYVKSCLYKKFKKFQKKSSQAASHHVSSSTSSDSVTSSSTDSSSENSDS, from the exons ATGTCAGCAGACGCAGAACCGGATGCGCCGCAGCTTGTGAATCCTCCGCCTCCTGAGGTGACCAATCCCAACAAGGCAGGCCGGAGGACCAACCAGCTGCAGTTCATGCAGAATGTAGTGATCAGATCCCTTTGGCGCCACCACTTTGCCTGGCCTTTTCACAGTCCCGTCGATGCAGTCGCTCTTGGACTATCA GATTATCATAAGATAATAACATCTCCCATGGACTTGGGAACCATCAAGAAACGACTAGAGAACAACTACTACTGGAGCGCCAGCGAATGTTTGCAAGACTTCAACACCATGTTCACCAACTGCTACATATACAACAAG CCTACAGATGACATAGTGCTGATGGCCCTCGCCTTGGAAAAGATTTTCTTGCAAAAAGTTGCCCAGATGCCTCAAAGCGAAGTGGAGCTTTTACCTCATGCAGCCAAAGGGAAGGGCAAGAAAAGTAGCATTTCAG GTGGGCAGGTTGGAAGTGTGACAACATGTCCCTCAGGTACAACTGTTACATCTCAACCAAGCAACAGTTACACGCCCTCCAGCTCTTCCTCAACTCCCAAACAGTCATCACAAACCGCCGTGAAG AAGAAAGggctgaagaggaaggaagacgCCACAACCGATTTGTCCTCAGCAGTGATAATCAGTTTGAGTGATTTATCGGAAAGCAAGAGGAGAGGTGAAGGCGCAGGCCGAGCCGTCAATCCTTCTAAGAACAACTTTGATGAAAAGGAATCGCCGCTACGAGAAAATGAACAGGGCAGACTGAGCGAACAGCTCGAGTACTGCAACAACATCCTGAAGGAAATGCTCTCGAAGAAACACGCAGCCTACGCCTGGCCTTTCTACAAGCCTGTCGACACCGAAGCACTGCAGCTACATGATtaccatgacatcatcaaataCCCCATGGATCTCAGCACTGTAAAA aaaaaaatggatggaCAAGAGTACCAGGATGCACAAGGATTCGCTGCAGATGTGAGGTTGATTTTTTCAAACTGCTACAAATACAACCCTCAACATCATGATGTCGTCACCAAGGCCAGGAGACTTCAG GGCGTTTTTGAGAAGAGGTTTGCAAAGATGCCAGACGAGCCCGTTGAATTGATTTCACCAGTGAGCGCAACATCTGCTAACAGTTCAGGTTTTAGGGGAATAAGCGGCACAGGCTCGTCCAGCTTGGACACGTCCGACTCAGCAGACGATCGTGCCACCCGACTTGCCGAGTTGCAAGAACAG CTGAAAACTGTTCACGGACAGCTGGCTGCCCTCTCTGAAGCCCCCTTGATTaaaccaaagaagaaaaaagagaaggacaAGAAAGAGGACCACAGGCCAAATAAAGGCAGTACAAATTCCAAATGTGCCTTGAATTCCAGCTCCAG GCATCCGTGGAAGGGAAGCAAAGACTGTGATTCAGAAGGCGAATGTCTGCCGATGACATACGATGAGAAACACCAACTGAGCCTTGACATTAACCGCTTACCCGGCATGAAGCTGGGTCGCGTGGTGCACATCATTCAGACACGAGAGCCTTCGGTGTGTGACACCAACCAAGATGAGATCGAGATTGACTTTGAGAAACTGAAGCCGTCCACTCTGCGTGAGCTGGAGAGATATGTCAAGTCTTGTCTGTACAAGAAATTTAAGAAATTTCAGA AGAAAAGCAGTCAAGCTGCATCACATCatgtcagcagcagcacttcCTCAGATTCTGTCACCAGCAGCTCCACTGACTCCAGTTCAGAAAACAGTGACTCATGA